In the genome of Candidatus Hinthialibacter antarcticus, the window GCGCTTTTTTACATCCCGGCAATCGCGTATGCGTTGTATGGCAAGCGCCGTTTTCAACCGCTGGAAATATTGCTGCCCGTGTTGGTCTTCGTGTTCGTCGTCATTGCGTGTTCGTTGTCGCTTGAATTGCACGGGACGGAACTGGGGCTGGAACGCCTGATGCCGTTATTCTCAGCATGGGCGCCGAACCATTTTGACGGGCTGACGCTGTTCTCATGGGAGCATGTCAAAATTCTGGCGTTCTTTCATTATCATGCAGCCTATCTGGCGCTGCCCATTCATTATGGCCCGCATGTTTGGGAAGACGCCTGGGTGGTCGGTGTTCCGGTTGAATTGATTTTGTTATTTATATTGCGCAAGCGAATTGATACGCCGTATTTACGCTTCTTGCTCGTATGTAGCGCCTGCGGTTTATTCTGGACGGTGATCTGGCACCCGGATTGGGGGCCGCACGACTGGGACTTGTTCAGCCAGTTCGGCATTCCATTGCATGTATTATTGGGATTGCTTATTCTCAAGGGAAATCAAGACGGAAGCGAAATTCCACATGAGCCTGAACCAGAAACGCCTGCTGCTGTTGCGTAGCGAAGACGATATGGAAGCATCCGCGCAAGCAGTGCGCGAACGCGGCGGGGTTGCGGTCGCGTGTCCGATGATCTGCATCCGTCCGCCGAAAGATACGAGTGCGCTCGACGCTGCAATTCAGAAGATCAACCACTTCGACTGGATCGTCTTTACCAGCCCTCATGCGGTGCGCTTCTTTTTTCAGCGCGTGGATGAGAAAAAGATAGAACGCAACTCGTTCCAAGTAATTCAGATCGCTGCTATCGGCCCTTCGACGGTGAATGCTTTAAGTGAACAAAAAATTCCGGTTACCTTTCAAGCCGAAAAAGCCAATGCGGTGGAGTTCATCAAAGAATTTCCTGCGCAATTCCGTATCAAAGGCCAACGCATTTTTCTGCCGCTGTCTGATATTGCATTGCGCACCATGCCGGACGGTTTAACGAATGCAGGGGCAATCGTGAGCGAGGCGGTCGCGTACGAAAACGCGGCGGCGGAATCGCTGCCGGACGAAGCGAGAACGCTTCTGCAAAATCAAGAGATTGATTGGGCGTTGTTTACCAGCCCCTCGACGGTTCGAAATCTTTTCCAATGTTTGAAAAGCGAAAACATCAATCCGAAATTCCAATCGGCTTCGATTGGGCCTTCGACCAGCGCCGCATTGCGTGAATTGGGGATGGAGCCGGATGTCGAAGCCGACCCGCACACGTTTGACGGTCTGCTGGATGCAATAGATGTATCTGGCGGGTTACTTGACGAACTCACTCTATCCTGAATTTGAATGAACTAAAATATTGTAATGGTGTGAGATGCTGTTTTGGGGGCGTCTCTGTGAGCGCCTGTGCAAAGAGGGCAATAAGCCCGCACTGAAGCGAAGAGAGGCGTACCCAAAACGGTGCATAAGTAAATTAATACAGTTCCCAATGGTTGATTGAGACCGGCGGCGGGCCGATGTGTTGCTCGGTGAATTGCAAAACATACTGCCAGCGCTGGTCGATAAAGTCGTGCGCCCATCCCACTGCCTGCTCAAAGTCTGCGGGGGTTTTGGCGGGGTCCGGCGGCTTTGCGATTCCATACAATTCGGCTTCGATCGGAATCGCGTCGCGCACTTCATTCACGCGGGCGTCGAGCGCGGCGTGAACGCGCTCCGGGCTGAGCTGGTTTGTCTGCAATGCCTGTAAGCGGCGCCAATAGACTTCTTTGTATTCAGGAACCTTAGACAGAAGATCAAAAATTTTACCCGAGGTGTGGTTGGTGTCGGCTGCATTTTGCGTGGTGTCCTGGTCGATTCGGAATCCATTGCCGCCAGAGCCGAATGAGTACTCCGCGTCCCATAAAAAAAAGCGCCAGCGCCCTGATGCGGTCCGTTCGCGGGCGGCGTACCAGTTATGACGCGGCCAATCATAATTTTGCAGCCAGACATTGATGATGATGTAATCGGTAAAAGCGTCGAGAGCAATCATCTGGCCCGCTTCTATGAGCGTCTCATTGTTGAAGCGGCGGGCGCGTAAAAGCCAGGCGTCGAGTTTCGTCCATTCGACCAGGTCGCCGTCATTGGCTTCGTTGTCAGAGATCACGTCCCAATCGTCGCCGCCAAAATAATACTCATTAAAAACGTTTGTGATTCGCTCGGCCGGGTTATAGATTCCCCATGATTCGCCATTGACAAATAATTCGGCGAATACGCCGTGAGCGACAACCCCGCCCATGGATTGGTGAAGATCGCGGGTGACTTGGTCGCTGACGACAATCGCGGTCGGGCGTTGGGAGGGGTTGTCATACCCCCATGTATCGTTAAAGCCGCCGCGTATGACTACGTTATTGAAATTGTCGCGCGGCGTATCAGGAAACAATGGGTAGCGAAGCCGCGTCGGGCCGTATTCGTCGCGAAAATATAGACGGAACGATTTTTTCGGCGAACGCCCGCGCGAGGCGCCGCCGTGGATTCGTATCCCGCAATCGACGCCGAATTGCCTTACGCCGTTAGCGTCGATCCATTCGACGGAAACGGGGCGCTCCCAGTTGTCGCCGTGCATACTTGCATTGGGAACCAGTCCGGTTTGAGGATCGAAAAAATTGTTGGGATCGCTAACGAATGAAATAATCGGCAGCGGCTGTTCGTCGCGAACCAAATAGGTATGCGTCTCAATCGGACTCGGGCCATATCCGTCTAAAAACGCCCGTACGCGCAACACCGTATTGCGGCGAACCGGGACGGGGATGTTAAAGCGGTTACTGGTTCGCGTCGGTTTCGACCCGTCGGTGGTGTATCGCAACTCTGCGTCTGGCGCGGGCGGAGTGAGAACAATGCTCAGGTTGCTTGCATAGACGCCGCCGGGTTGGCTGAGCGATGGTGGATCAAGATAGGCGATATATTCTTCGCCTGCATTGGCGGCATTTGGCGTTGGCGTGATGAAATAACGCCATTGTCCATTCGCATTGCGTCCATAAGAGACGTCAAGCCGCTGGTTTGGAAATTGGATCAAGTCTTGTACGCCGCCTTCAGAGGACGATAAATAAATCGTCTCGCCGTCGCGGTTGAGTTGAAAATTGGCGTGGTATTGATTGGCTTCGATTGAGTCGCGTCCGGTGGCGTAAATCAGAATATAGCCGCCGGGATTGAGCATCACTGAAGGCAAGAGCCATTTTCGTGGAGCGAGGGGATCATCGCTAAGGCTATAGCCTTCTAATGAAATCGCGGTGGAACCCGAATTGACCAGTTCGATCCATTCCAAACGGGTCCCGTCGGAGTCTTCGAGCGACGCGGCTGCGAGCAGCTCATTGATGAGAATATCAGAGGATGCGGATTCGGATATAACGAAGGATAATACGCCTAAACAAACGGCGAAAAGCCGTTTTCTCAGAATAGAATCCATTTTTTCTCCCCGGCAATCAATGGCAAACGATGGCAATACAATATCACAAAAATACGTTTGATGTATCTAGCGATGTTTTTCAACGCCGATTTGTTTGCAGTAGGGTTTCAACAGACAGATTGAGCAATACGGCGAAATGGGTTTGCACAAGTTTTGCCCGTACGAAACCAACAAGTCATTGATCTCGATCCAATACTCCGGCGGTAGTTTTTTGCGCAAGGCGAATTCAGATTCGTCAGGCTTTTTTGTTTGAATATAACCCCAGCGGTTGGTGATGCGATGGACATGAATATCGACGCAGATGCCGGGCAGGCCGAAGCCCAGAGTGACCACCAGGTTTGCCGTTTTGCGGCCTACGCCGTTGAGGGTGAGCAGTTCCTCAATCGTGTTCGGCGTCTCGCTGCCGTAGCGCTCGATGATGTCATGGCACATGGAGTGAATCTGCTTGGCTTTGTTGCGGTAGAATCCGACGGGGTAAATAATTTGCGCCAGTTCGTCTACGGGAATCTTAAGTATGCCTTGAGGAGTGCGCGCGCGTTTTTTGAGGCGCTTGAAGGCCTGGGCGGTGGTCTCGTCTTTGGTGCGCAGGCTGAGGATGCACGAAATCAATACCGCAAAGGGGCTGCGGTCGTTTTCAGCCACTACGGTGACGGCTGGCGTCTTCCATTTTGGAACCTCTTGCCGTAGGATACGAACGGCTTGATGAATGTCTTGTTTTTTCACCTTGTAACCTTCTTGCTAGCGCGCGTCGGCCTAGCGTCGGCGCCGGACGAACTGTTGGTATGAGATAACCATTTACGGCTTATAATCCAACCATGTATACCGCTGAAAAACGAATTCTATCCGCGATTGCGTTGCTGGTCATTTTTGGCGTTGCGCTCTTTCTGCGCTTTGACGGGCTGGACTGGGCGTATAAAGACGGCGCCTATTCATTTCACCCCGATGAACGCCACGTTGAGAGTTGCGTCAATCAAACCCGGCCTCAAGGGCTGAGCGCCGAAGAGCTGAACTTGCCGCTGCGGCAAAAGGTTGACTTGTTGGTTGAACGCAACCTGAAAGTCGATCCAAACCGCAATTACGGCCCCAATGACCCCGACCGCCCCGGCCTGAAGCCCGTCAATTATAACTACGGTACGCTGCCCAACCATCTCTATTTGCTCGCAAGGACTTACTTTGCGCAAAGTTATATCCCTGCTGAGAACGAGGCCAAGGGCGAATGGGTGTTTCTCAATTTTCCCGACGCCTTCAGCCTGTTCGCGCTCGGTTTTGTATTGTTGCTTGGCTTGTCGATGTATTGGGGGCTGTGCCGCGACCTGAAAACCATCGAGGCCAGCGCGACGCCCTGGTATCTCGACCCCCGGCGCTTGTTTTATTTTATGCCGTGCCTGTTGTTACCGTTTATTGGATTGTTCGTCGCGGTCGCCGTACCGCAAATCGCGATGGATTTTTCCCACTATGATCCTGAGCGCTCATCGGTGCTCATCATAGGCCGCATGGTCACCGCCTGGGCGGGGGCGTTTACGGTATTGATCGTTTACCTGATCGGACGCAATGCGTATAACCCGTTGACCGGGCTGATTGGCGCGGCGTTTCTGGCGACGGCGATGGTGCATGTACAGTGCAGCCACTTCGCGACGGTGGACGTTATCCTCGGCTTTTTCGCGACGGCGGCGATCTACGCCATGCTGCGTCTCGCGCAAACCGGACGGCTGCATTGGTATCTGCTCAGCGCGGTTTGCGTCGCGTTTGCGGTTGCGACCAAGTGGAGCGGATTGGTGTTACTTGCGCCGTTGTTTATCGCGCAAGCCATTGTGACGATGGGCGGCGCCAAGCGCGGCGTCGAGCGCTGGGTCCATCTCTTCTGGCTGCTTGTTTATGGATTGTTCTTTTTGTTTTTCATCCAGGCCGCGCGTTCAACCACGCCGCCGTTTAACGAAACCATCGGCGCATTTTGGTCGGTTTTTCTCAGCGGCCTTTGGTGGATGCTGCCGACGCTGGTCCTTGCATTCGGCTTATCTCTTTACCTGCTGCGTATGCAAATGATCTGGGACGGGCGCTATCGCGGCTGGCTGGGCGACGCATGGCGCGTCTATAAGCCCTGGCTCTGGTTTGAACTCACGGGATGGGTCGGGTTCGCGGCGTTTTTTATCGGCGAGCCGATGGCCTTCTATGACGCAAAGCAATTCGCCGCCGACATCGCCGCGCAAGCCGCCATGCACACCAGCGGCGCATCGCCCGTCTGGTTTACGCTGCAATATAACAACACCATCCCGTTTTTTACTTCACTCGACAATTTGTTTTATCCCTCGCTGGATTGGCTGACGGCGACGCTCATATTTTTAGGCTGCATTTATGCGCTGTGGAAAGTCTTCGTGCGCCCCAGCCGTGAAGATTTATTTCTCACTGCGTTCGTTGTCCCGACGTTTATTTTGCTCAGCACATTTCATTCAAAATTTCCGCGCTATCAATTGTTGATCTTGCCGGTGATGGCGGTGTTAGGCGCCCGGCTGTGCGTAGACATCATGCGCTTGCAGCCGATGTTGTATTCGCCCGAAGCGCCCTGGTTTGGCCCACGGCTCAAGCGTTGGACGCGCCGGGCGGGAACGGTCTTCGTTTGCGCGGCGTTGCTGTGCGGCTTGGTCTATGGCTGCGCGTACGTCGGCGTTTATGACCACCCGCATACGCTGGTGCAAGCGACGCAATACTTGCGTGAAACCATGGGCCCCCGCGCAAAGGTGTATGTGAATAATGTGGACGAAGGCGTCCATCTGCCCAACCTGAGCGATATCGGTTTTCATTACGCCGGGCCTCCCGGCAATGATATCAATGCGGCGGCTGACTATTACGCGCAGCGCCTTTCGCAGGCTGACTACCTTGTCTTTCGCAGCAAGCGGCCTTACGGTTCGACCTTGCAGAATCCCGAAACGTTCAGCGCGGTCAATCAGTTTTTGCGCGTTTTGTTTTCCGAACAATTGGGCTTTCGCGTTGATAAGGTCATTACCCAGCCGCCGCGTTTTATGGGCTGGGAGTTTCGCGTTGATGAAGAAGACGAAAGCGCGCGCATCTATGACCACCCCAAAGTCATCATCTTCAAGCGCACCCAAAATCTGGACCAAAAAGCATTGACGGAAGCGATCATTCATCCGCCCGATTGGGTGAATGAGATTTCCGCCAGCGAAATTCTGCGCCTGCGCGACGGCGCCCCGGTGTTCTCCAAGCCGCAGACGTTTCCGGTGTTGCGATGGTGGATCGCGCTGTTTGTACTCGGCTGGATCGGGTTTTTGCTGCTGTTCCCGCTGTGCACGGCGTTGCCTGATCGCGGCTACGGCGTCGCCCGGGCGGCGGGCATTGCGTTGTTTTCGTGGCTATGTTGGGTGTTGGCGTCAACGAGGGTTTTCCCCGTCTCGGGGGTGCAGTTCGCGTTTGTGCTGGCGCTGTTGTTGATCGCGGCGGGCGTCTCGGCGTATCTAAACCGCGCCGCATTGTGCGAGTTCTTTAAAAAACGCGCTATCTTATTACTGAGTTTAGAATTATTGTTTCTGGTCGTATGGGCGGTGTTTTTGTCCGTGCGCGCTTATCATCCCGCTGCCGCCTGGGGCGAGAAGCCGATGAACTTCTCGTTCATCAACGCGATCTATCGGGCGGAGGCGTTCCCGCCGGAAGACCCCTGGATCAGCGGCGAACCGGTTAACTATTACTACTACGGCCACATGCTGTTTTCGCTGGTGGGCCGCGCGGCGGGCGTTCAGCCTGAGTATCTATTTAACGTCGGCGGCAGTTCTATTGCGGGGCTGGTTGCGCTGGGCGTATTTTCGCTGATCTTCGCCATGACGCGGCGCGCGTTTCTCTCGTTGTTTGGCGTGTATCTATATCTATTCTCCGCGCATCTGCTTTCGTTTTTCCAATATGTGAATTATGCGGTCAATCATAAAGCCGAGACCGCAGCCGTGCTTGGAAACATCGCCAGCGGCGCCTGGACGGTGATGGCCTGGATGTTCACCTCATCCGCGATGTATCTGGGCGTCTCATCGCCAGACGCGACCGCGCCGCTGTTGCAGTTTGACCGCTTTGATCTCTATGGAAACCTGTTCTGGGCGATTAGCCGGGTGGTTCCAGACACCGTCGCCAATGAGTTTCCCTATTGGACGCACCTGTTTATGGATTTCCACGCGCACATGCTGGTGGTCCCATTTACGCTGGTGTTTCTGGCGATTGCCTACGCTATGCTGGCGCGTCCGTTGAACGAACTCGACTCGGGGCGCTGGACGGGCTTTGTCTTCTGGATGGCGTTGATGCTCGGCACGGTGACCTGCACCAACACCTGGGACCTGCCCGGCCTGGCGATTGTATTGATGACCGCGCTGGCGATTAAGTTCTGGCGTGAATCAAGCGTCGCCAATTCAAAAACGTATATCGAATGGACGGCGCCCTCGACGTGGCTTTCACTGGCGCGAATGCCGGGCTTGCCAGTGTTCTCTACGCTGGTGTTGAGTTACGCGCTGCTGTATCCCTTCCACTTCTGGTTCGTCTCGCGGGTCAACAGCGTCGGCGTGATGGCCCAAGGCCAGACCTCGCCGTATCTGTATGTTTTCTTCTGGGGACACTTGCTATTTCCTATCGCAATCGCGGCGGTTTTATTGGCGTCTACCCGCCGCAGCGGCGGCGTTTCGTTGTTGCGCACGGCGCTGTTTGGTTTTGGATTTATCGTCTCGCTTGCGTCGGCGATTTTGATAAGCAAGTTTAACCTGTTCGGTTTTCCATCACCGCTCAGTGAGACTTTTGCGCCGCTCAATTATGAAGTTGTCGGTTTGTTTTTGCCTTTCCTGGTCGTGTTGTTTTTCTGCTTATGGAACCGCCAACGATCAACCGAACAGATGTACGCGCTGCTGCTGGGTTTTGTTGGATTGGGCTTGTCGCTCGGCATTGAAATCTTCTATATCAACGAAGGCCGCACCCCGCCTACCCATCGTTGGAACACCGTCTTCAAATTTAATCTGCAAACCTGGTTATATTTTTCGCTGTTTGCGCCCGTCGCCTGCCTGATCGTTTGGCAATGCGTGGGCTTTGTCGGCAAAAAGACCGGCATGTGGTTTGCCTACCTGACGCGCTTTGGTTTTATTTCCGCTTACGCCTGCGTTCTTTTATTGACGCTGCCGTTCACAGTGGTTGCGCCTGCGGTCGTCATGTTCTCTGGCGGCGCCGCCTATCGCGATGCGCGCGGCGACCTGCCGACGCTGGACGGGTTGTCATGGCTCAAAGTCGAGCATTACCCCGACTACGCCGTCGCGCAGTGGTTAAAGCGTTTCGCGCCGGGAACGCCGCGCATTGCTGAGATGCCGGACGGTTATTACAACCAAGTGTCTCGTTTCTGCACCACGACGGGCCTGCCTGGAATGTTAGGCTGGTCGAACCACGTTGGCGAGCGGATGCACTACGACAAAACCGGGCCCCGCCGCCGCGACGCCGACCAGATTTATTTGTCGGGCAGCAAGAAGCAAGTTCGCCAGATTCTTGATCAATACAACATTCAATACGTGCTGTTCGGCGAGATGGAAATGAACTATCGCCGCGATAATTACGGGCGCTTTACATCATACGGCATCGAGTCGCTCAAGCGTCTTGAATCAATGGGCGATATTTTGCAATTGCAATACCGCTATGAAGACTCGTCGATCTTTGAAGTGCGCCGCGATTTGAACGCCGTCTATGAAATGGACCGTAGTACGCAAGTCCCTGATTTGCCGCCTGCGTTGCGTCCGCCTGAAGAAGGAATGGCGTTGCTGGCAGGGCAGCGCGGCGAGGGGAACGGCATGTTTATGGAACCGCGCGGCCTGGCGGTCGACGGGCAGGGCAAGGTGTTCGTCGCCGATACCTTCAACCACCGCGTCCAGGTCTTTCAGCCGGACGGCGCTTACGCATGGCAGGTCGGCGATAAAGGCGACGGCGCCAGCGAATTCAATGAACCCAACGCGTTGAGCATTGATCCTGAAAGCGGCAACTTTTTCATCGCCGATACATGGAACGGACGGGTGGTATTGCTCAACAAAGACGGCTCTTACATCGGCGCGACGCCTGCGATTTTCTACGGGCCGCGTGGGATTTTATATCATCCGCAGACCAAACTGGTTTATATTTGCAACACAGGACGCCACCTGATTCAGCTGATGCAACCCAACGGCGACCCCGCCGGGCAATGGGGCGTTGCGGGCGGCGGCGATGGAGACGAGGCGTTCCGCGAGCCAATTGGGATTGCGCTGACGCCTGCGGGCGAAGTCGCGATTTGTGATACGAGAAACACGCGGGTGAAAATCTATTCGCCGCAGGGACAATTCTTGCGGCAATGGCCCATACAGACGACCTGGACGGAAGAAGCGGGCGGCTTTGAAAGCCACCTTGCTTGCGCGGCGGACGGGGCCTTCTATGTGACCGATCCGTTTGAGGGCTGCGTGCATGTCTATTCGCCTGACGGCGAACTCTTACGTAAGATCACGCATGACCTTGAGGGACGTTCGTTGGGCAAGCCGGTCGGCATTCTTTGCTTACCGGACGGCAAGGTGTTAATCACCGATATTTCTGTCGGGTTGAGCGGCGTCAAGCGGGTAGAGTAGCGCGCCGGGGCCGCCTTCGCGCCCATAGGTCAACAGGCGGTTGAGCACTTTCTGCTCGTCCATGCTTTGCGGCAGAAGTTGAATGCGCACCGCTTCGGGCAGCACGTCATCCACACGAACATACTCTTCTTCGACCAATAAAAAATAGCCCTCGCCTGATTGAATTTCAGGAAGGGCTATTTCCGTTATAATCGGGCGGAAGGCGTCAATCGCTTTCAGTTCCGCTTGAATATCTTTCTCGCCGGGCGTTTCGTCGCGTTCTAGGAATGCTTCGAGATACGCGCAAATCTGGTCAACGCCGTCTAGATATCCCTGCCGTCTCTTGCTGACTTCGCTTGCCATGAACTTTGTCTTTCGTTGCGTTCGATTCTCTTGTACTTCAGCAAGCGTATTTAATCCGAACCGGATTCAGAAAACAACTCTATGGCGTTGGTTCCTTTTTTTCGGGCAGAATCATCGCCATGAAGAAATAAATCAAAATGACGAACAAGGTGACGGGCGGCACGATGCCTAATACCACAAAGATAACGCGGACAATGGTCACGTCGATGTTGAGGTAATCCGCGAGTCCGGTACAGACGCCCGCTAGCACTCTGCCGTCTTCGATGCGGTAGAGTTTTTTGGCTTCCTGGGTGAATTTATCAAACTGGCTTTTGATGGTTTCGCCGGTTTTTTCCCATTGGCTGGGGTGGCTTTTACGCACGGCATGGGCCATGCGGGTGGAGGCGTCTTGCATGACCACATTGTTGATGGCTTCGCCCATCTGGTCGGCGACGGGTTTGGACGCAATCTGGTTGAGTGCGCCCGCCAGTTCAGGCGGCAGGCCGTCTTTTGAGGCCAGCGCCAGAATTTTTTCGCGGACGGATTTCAGCTCTTCAAAGCATTCGCGAAATTCTTCGAGCAACGGGTCGGGCTGAGGCGGCGGCGTTTCCGTCGCGGCGCCCCCGGCGTTTGGGTCTGTATTCTGTTCCGCGTTTTCTTGTGCGTTTGGGTTAAAATCGTCATTCATGGTTTTGCTCCTCAATCGAATATCGAGTGAAATAGGGTTAAGATTTTTTGCGTTTGGTCAGTTCTGAAACAATCAATAAACCGCCGCCAAAAAGAAGCGCATACGGCCACAGATCGCCGATGGCGTTAAACACGCGAACGCCGAGCCACAATTCAAACATGAACGCGGCGCCGATCGCGGTGAGAATGATGCCAAGAACCAGTTGGCCTTTGTCGCGTAGCTTTTGATAATCAAACAGCAGCCGCATACCGACGCCAAAGGGGATCAGCGGCCACAGGTTGACGAGGGCGATGAGGGTTTCGACGA includes:
- a CDS encoding uroporphyrinogen-III synthase, which gives rise to MSLNQKRLLLLRSEDDMEASAQAVRERGGVAVACPMICIRPPKDTSALDAAIQKINHFDWIVFTSPHAVRFFFQRVDEKKIERNSFQVIQIAAIGPSTVNALSEQKIPVTFQAEKANAVEFIKEFPAQFRIKGQRIFLPLSDIALRTMPDGLTNAGAIVSEAVAYENAAAESLPDEARTLLQNQEIDWALFTSPSTVRNLFQCLKSENINPKFQSASIGPSTSAALRELGMEPDVEADPHTFDGLLDAIDVSGGLLDELTLS
- a CDS encoding CotH kinase family protein, encoding MDSILRKRLFAVCLGVLSFVISESASSDILINELLAAASLEDSDGTRLEWIELVNSGSTAISLEGYSLSDDPLAPRKWLLPSVMLNPGGYILIYATGRDSIEANQYHANFQLNRDGETIYLSSSEGGVQDLIQFPNQRLDVSYGRNANGQWRYFITPTPNAANAGEEYIAYLDPPSLSQPGGVYASNLSIVLTPPAPDAELRYTTDGSKPTRTSNRFNIPVPVRRNTVLRVRAFLDGYGPSPIETHTYLVRDEQPLPIISFVSDPNNFFDPQTGLVPNASMHGDNWERPVSVEWIDANGVRQFGVDCGIRIHGGASRGRSPKKSFRLYFRDEYGPTRLRYPLFPDTPRDNFNNVVIRGGFNDTWGYDNPSQRPTAIVVSDQVTRDLHQSMGGVVAHGVFAELFVNGESWGIYNPAERITNVFNEYYFGGDDWDVISDNEANDGDLVEWTKLDAWLLRARRFNNETLIEAGQMIALDAFTDYIIINVWLQNYDWPRHNWYAARERTASGRWRFFLWDAEYSFGSGGNGFRIDQDTTQNAADTNHTSGKIFDLLSKVPEYKEVYWRRLQALQTNQLSPERVHAALDARVNEVRDAIPIEAELYGIAKPPDPAKTPADFEQAVGWAHDFIDQRWQYVLQFTEQHIGPPPVSINHWELY
- the nth gene encoding endonuclease III, giving the protein MKKQDIHQAVRILRQEVPKWKTPAVTVVAENDRSPFAVLISCILSLRTKDETTAQAFKRLKKRARTPQGILKIPVDELAQIIYPVGFYRNKAKQIHSMCHDIIERYGSETPNTIEELLTLNGVGRKTANLVVTLGFGLPGICVDIHVHRITNRWGYIQTKKPDESEFALRKKLPPEYWIEINDLLVSYGQNLCKPISPYCSICLLKPYCKQIGVEKHR
- a CDS encoding DUF2298 domain-containing protein; amino-acid sequence: MYTAEKRILSAIALLVIFGVALFLRFDGLDWAYKDGAYSFHPDERHVESCVNQTRPQGLSAEELNLPLRQKVDLLVERNLKVDPNRNYGPNDPDRPGLKPVNYNYGTLPNHLYLLARTYFAQSYIPAENEAKGEWVFLNFPDAFSLFALGFVLLLGLSMYWGLCRDLKTIEASATPWYLDPRRLFYFMPCLLLPFIGLFVAVAVPQIAMDFSHYDPERSSVLIIGRMVTAWAGAFTVLIVYLIGRNAYNPLTGLIGAAFLATAMVHVQCSHFATVDVILGFFATAAIYAMLRLAQTGRLHWYLLSAVCVAFAVATKWSGLVLLAPLFIAQAIVTMGGAKRGVERWVHLFWLLVYGLFFLFFIQAARSTTPPFNETIGAFWSVFLSGLWWMLPTLVLAFGLSLYLLRMQMIWDGRYRGWLGDAWRVYKPWLWFELTGWVGFAAFFIGEPMAFYDAKQFAADIAAQAAMHTSGASPVWFTLQYNNTIPFFTSLDNLFYPSLDWLTATLIFLGCIYALWKVFVRPSREDLFLTAFVVPTFILLSTFHSKFPRYQLLILPVMAVLGARLCVDIMRLQPMLYSPEAPWFGPRLKRWTRRAGTVFVCAALLCGLVYGCAYVGVYDHPHTLVQATQYLRETMGPRAKVYVNNVDEGVHLPNLSDIGFHYAGPPGNDINAAADYYAQRLSQADYLVFRSKRPYGSTLQNPETFSAVNQFLRVLFSEQLGFRVDKVITQPPRFMGWEFRVDEEDESARIYDHPKVIIFKRTQNLDQKALTEAIIHPPDWVNEISASEILRLRDGAPVFSKPQTFPVLRWWIALFVLGWIGFLLLFPLCTALPDRGYGVARAAGIALFSWLCWVLASTRVFPVSGVQFAFVLALLLIAAGVSAYLNRAALCEFFKKRAILLLSLELLFLVVWAVFLSVRAYHPAAAWGEKPMNFSFINAIYRAEAFPPEDPWISGEPVNYYYYGHMLFSLVGRAAGVQPEYLFNVGGSSIAGLVALGVFSLIFAMTRRAFLSLFGVYLYLFSAHLLSFFQYVNYAVNHKAETAAVLGNIASGAWTVMAWMFTSSAMYLGVSSPDATAPLLQFDRFDLYGNLFWAISRVVPDTVANEFPYWTHLFMDFHAHMLVVPFTLVFLAIAYAMLARPLNELDSGRWTGFVFWMALMLGTVTCTNTWDLPGLAIVLMTALAIKFWRESSVANSKTYIEWTAPSTWLSLARMPGLPVFSTLVLSYALLYPFHFWFVSRVNSVGVMAQGQTSPYLYVFFWGHLLFPIAIAAVLLASTRRSGGVSLLRTALFGFGFIVSLASAILISKFNLFGFPSPLSETFAPLNYEVVGLFLPFLVVLFFCLWNRQRSTEQMYALLLGFVGLGLSLGIEIFYINEGRTPPTHRWNTVFKFNLQTWLYFSLFAPVACLIVWQCVGFVGKKTGMWFAYLTRFGFISAYACVLLLTLPFTVVAPAVVMFSGGAAYRDARGDLPTLDGLSWLKVEHYPDYAVAQWLKRFAPGTPRIAEMPDGYYNQVSRFCTTTGLPGMLGWSNHVGERMHYDKTGPRRRDADQIYLSGSKKQVRQILDQYNIQYVLFGEMEMNYRRDNYGRFTSYGIESLKRLESMGDILQLQYRYEDSSIFEVRRDLNAVYEMDRSTQVPDLPPALRPPEEGMALLAGQRGEGNGMFMEPRGLAVDGQGKVFVADTFNHRVQVFQPDGAYAWQVGDKGDGASEFNEPNALSIDPESGNFFIADTWNGRVVLLNKDGSYIGATPAIFYGPRGILYHPQTKLVYICNTGRHLIQLMQPNGDPAGQWGVAGGGDGDEAFREPIGIALTPAGEVAICDTRNTRVKIYSPQGQFLRQWPIQTTWTEEAGGFESHLACAADGAFYVTDPFEGCVHVYSPDGELLRKITHDLEGRSLGKPVGILCLPDGKVLITDISVGLSGVKRVE
- a CDS encoding PspC domain-containing protein; this encodes MNDDFNPNAQENAEQNTDPNAGGAATETPPPQPDPLLEEFRECFEELKSVREKILALASKDGLPPELAGALNQIASKPVADQMGEAINNVVMQDASTRMAHAVRKSHPSQWEKTGETIKSQFDKFTQEAKKLYRIEDGRVLAGVCTGLADYLNIDVTIVRVIFVVLGIVPPVTLFVILIYFFMAMILPEKKEPTP